The Toxotes jaculatrix isolate fToxJac2 chromosome 14, fToxJac2.pri, whole genome shotgun sequence genomic interval aaattttttagtttttttctttaagtttaaaaaaaaaaccatgggTGTCATTGTGCGTAGAGATATCAGTCTATAACATCAATATTTGGTATGAGAATGGCATTTAACCACGTGTACTCTGGGTTTTAGATACCACCACACTGGTCCAGTGTCTGGATTCTTGGCGCTGAGAGAGAGTCTGGCAATTCTTGCTGAGAGGGTAAAGGGACATTTCACTACTTTCTGTGGTTACTTtactaaaagaaaaattatattttctaGAATTATTGTCTGTGTTTAGGTTGCATTTTACAATGAATTCAATCAGAAATCCTTTAAAGTCTTGTAaataaagcctttttttaaCCAGTAAATtattcagtctttgttttgaaGCAGGGATGATGGTACTTTTCTCTACCTTACACATTTACCACACAAATTCTAAACTGTGCACTCAACGCTGACTGGCCACTCCTTCTctcatttttaaatctgtttgaCTGTTACTGAACTGCATCGACCTCTGTCTCCCCCCAAGGGGCTGGAGGAGTCCtggaagaaacacaaagaggtgGCAGCCTACCTGTACAGAGGACTGGAAGACCTGGGCCTCAAGCTCTTCATTCCTGAAAGGGTGAGACAGACATACTACAAAACAATATGATGGGTAACTGGTGTATTCTGGTGCCATAAAAAACTACAACCAGCCCTTTATAAATGTAGGACTGTTTGCATTGTATGACAACTAACCAAGGTTACTGTGGCAGCATTCCTCTTTGGTGTTGCCATGTTGTGACCACAAGCATGTTTTTTTGATTGTGTAAAATGTCCTGCAGGAAATGAGGCTTCCCTCTGTCACCACCATTGCCATCCCTGACGGCTACGACTGGAGGGAGTTGTTGGTCTACATCATGAAACACCACCAGATGGAGATGACTGGAGGTCTGGGCCCTTCCATTGGCATGGTGGGTTGTTGCTCGTATTTCATCCCTGTAAACAAATTTATCCCTAAACATTACAGTCAAAGTCATTAGCTGATACTTATTGCAGCAGTAGCTGTTAGTTTAAGATAGTAAGGAAGAAAAACtatattttcactttcttttggAATATGTCTTTGCCCTAAAATAAATACTTAACAGAGGAGAGTAATTACAGATTGGCAGGATAATTTGTCTCCTTGAAGAATACTGTTACAGCCATTCCCACTAAAACAATTCACAACTTGCCTTAAATTGTACTACTACAACAAACCCAGACACTGCACTCAGATTAATATTTTGAAAGGGGATGTCCTTGTACCTGAGACTGATTTTCACACCCAAATTATCCAGTTTAATTTAAACGGTTCTAACAAGAGCACTGTCATCAGTCTGGTGTTTTTTACAGCTTTCTGAATCATGCTGCTGAGTCATTGTGGACTCTGATGCACTGTACTCTCCATCACTTTTTTTCATTAGGTGATGAGGATTGGATTGATGGGGTACAACTGTGAGAAGACTAATGCTGACATGGCACTGCACGCCCTGGCAGACGCTCTCAAGAACTGCAAAAAGAGCAAGGCTTAAAAGAGAGCAGCTTCCCATGACCATTCATTTGGgaataaaaagcaaacattcGGAGTCCCCCACCTGCAGGGCATCTGGAATAGTGCATTCATTTTAGGATTTTAAGTGTGCCTTTAACTGCAGAGATTTTATAAAACACAGGCCATGTACCTTTCTTGTATAAGTAGGCtagtttttaaataataataataataataataaaaagcatGCTTTGGTGCATGCTGAGTGCAGTGAAAATGTCAataaagtgtgttttattttatcaaaccCTTCTCCTGCTTCAGTGTGGAAAACGTAAGAAATTATTTCAGACTCAGCTGCAGAATTCCATGAATGTTGACCCCAGTTATATTCATTAAAgatcattttacatttctgtggcTCTTAGCTGTCttaactacatttcccatgatccCCTACTGTGTTTCTATAAAAGTACGTCACATATATCTCTGTCGTAGCTTCTCTTATATAGTGACATTCAGTGTTGGTTCTTCCGCCTGGTTACATGCATTTACACTTGTTTGACTGCAGTTCACATTATTAATGGCGTGTCCTGTAAATCACACAGGTAGGTTAACTATTCCATTTTAAATGGATATCGTGAAACGTTTTAACTAAGTGATATTTTAACTGATCACCAGCTACAGTGTCGCGGAGACCACAAACTTATATGATAACGTTACTTATAAAGTAGCAAACGTAAAATGTGTCCCCAAGCCTGTCTTTAGCCCTTGTTACAGCCGGCTCAAGCTCAGCGTTGACTGTACAAACGCTGTGTGTTTACGTTAACCGACTTTAGCTTCAGTGATGGTAAACAAGCAGCAGCCACCGgtcagactgagctgtttcCACGCTGTGACCTTTGCAATGATTTTTATGATCGTCCAAACGCGGATATGGTCACTGCGTCCTTTTTTCCAATGAACATAATGTAAGAGTCAGTCACCTCcactttcctctgtgttttacggagggtcttcttcttctggtcTCTGCCGAATTGCGAGCACGCCGCCACATTACCGCCACCCCCTGTTAAATACGAGATTAGCAATTAGAGGCCGTGCCGtcgctgctgcagctgtcaTTCACCAGCTAAATGCAATGCAGTCTGATACAGCAGGTCTGACATTTTTGTAACATATAATATCTAAACTGAGTTGTAGGAAGCACATGTTCAAAACATGTTGTTTTGGTAGTTTCCTTGGTATTGATCAAACATGATGTCAACTGAAATCAGTATTTTACTTTTCTGGAAGGATTTTGCTTTGAATTATAACTGACACTTCAAGTATCTAATTATGAtataaactgtgtgtttatgcttttGTCCCCAGCAGAGCTGAACCCAGCCCTGCTCCCTCTAGACTGGCTTCTGGGCACCTGGGAGTCAGATGAGCCTGGGGAGGGCTGCTTTCCCACCATAAATCCTTTCCgttacacagagacactgcacTTCAGTCATGTGGGACAACCAGTTATCAACTTCATGTAGGTTAACACGTGAGCATTGGGACCTTAAAGAGTCACTTAAAACTGTGCTGAAAGGCCGTGTCCTTTCTGACGGAAAGTTTTAAACCTGTTTCACTTCTGACCACACCCAGCCCCACTGACGGGTGTGGCACTGGGTGTGGTCAGGGGTGAACTTTGTTGCATATGCCACCACACCCAATCAGCTTTTTGAGTACACcagtacatcactgcagcaacgAGAAAAGTTAAACCACTGGAGTTCAGCAAAAGCAAGATCTTCAGGGGGTGTTAGTCTTTTAAAAAGTTTCTAGTAAAAACTTTATCAAATTAACAATGTTACACAAGTTCTTTATGGGGTGGATccttgttttgacattttcaggcaaACTTTTCTCCAGTAGTTTAAATGAATGTAAGTTTGAGAAGTATAAGGGTTTTCTTTATCCTTAATAGAAAAACCTTTCAGTGGGGTGACAGGCTTCATCAGGTCTCAGCTGATTCCTCACTGATGCTGTGTTGACAGGTTCAATGCCTTCCATGCAGAGTCTAAAAAGCCTCTGCACAGGGAGTGTGGTTTCATTCGAATGCAGCCGGGAACCAACAAAGTGGCATTCATCATCGCACAAAACTCAGGTAGTTACAATTCATGTCACTGGATGTcaccttgtttctttttttttcactgcccCCCACTTGTCAGTGAATTTCTGGAATTTTTTGCGATTGATTGAAAGCACAGCATCATGATTGCTTTCCAAGCAAATCAGCTGCTTTACAGAAATATGCAGCACATATTTTACAGTGGGTTTTGTATTGATTATATTAGAGGGGACTTTCTTTCTAAATCTGTGCAAGCATATTCCACTTAAGATAGAAACACGGTGCAGACATATTTATACTTGGCAGTGTCAGATACTCTTCAtgtttgttctgtctcttttgCTGTCTTTAGTTGTGCGTCTTAGGAAATTGTTTAGATTGTTTTCTAAAAATTATCTCAAAAGTACAGTTTAAGACCTTATTGCTTATGCTTAGGTAAATAATAGGTTTTTAATGACTACCTTACTGTCTTATCtccagaaacacatacacacacacgcttcacATGTGTTGAGTCCAGAGTGTTGTCTCGTGCAGGTCTGGTGGAGATTGAGGAGGGGGAGCTGACAGGTCAGCAGCTGAACCTGCAGACACACGCTCTGGCCAGAATTTCTTTTGCCAAGGAGCCACACGTACAGCAGGTAGACCTGTCAATCTCTGATCCTGAGTCGTGCACCAGTCGTCAGCATTAGCTGCTTCATTTATTCACCAAAATCAAATCTGTGTAATATTTCTAGCCACAAGGTCCAGGAACCGTCAACAGAAACTTTTCTCTTGAAATTATTtgtaatgaataaaataacatcTTTGCTGCTTCATGCCTGTGACCTCGCCCGCTCTTTCCCATCTGTCAGATTTCCAGAGTGTTTCAGCTCCGACCGGATGGAAGGCTGGAGCAGacagtttccatggcaacagacaACCAGCCTCTGATGCAGCACTTGCACATCACCTACCGTCGGTCATCGTGACCCAACAAGCAGACAGGGCTTCTTATACATAGAAATACCTTAGTCTGGAATGAcaaatgtttctaaaaaaaaatacaggctCAGTCAATATTCACAGCTGAGTCAGATAAACCATATAAACAAGTCTACTGTTACACAATTATATAATTCTGTAATGTGGTACGGGTACGTGGAATGTGGTAAAGGAGTTATGGTGTCAGATCAGCGTAcctgttaaattaaaataattcaacTTAAACCTAACCATCAATGGTAAATTTACATTACATACAGGATTAACAGGGCATTGATGAAGCCCTACAGTGGGGTTAATGTTACAGTCAAATTCAAAAAtcatataaacaaatatattgTTGCATTTCCATTAAGTTGTTACACTTAACAGCCTCACTTGTGAGCCATTATCATACTCAGAGAATTGGTGcttgtgtaatgttttttttattgtccaaACGTTTGATATTTGAGCTATAAAACACTGATGATATATATTCAGTACATTGTCCTTTTATCCTCATTGCACTATTAAAAGCTAAAGTAACTGATGTCCTCCTGGAGTCAACACACTGTGTTCTGAGTgtcgttttgttttttaccaTGAGATTAATAGATACGAAGATTTATTTGTAGACTGGATGGCATTGAATTTAAAGTTATGGTCTCAGCTAGTAAATATAACCGTTTAAGAGAGTTTCATGTGTGTCATGGTATTCAAGTTATGTCTTTAAGTGGACAGATTCTGCAGCATAGCTGTTCCGATACTGACTACATTAAAATATCACAATATTGTCACACATTATTTGTActtattattaataaattatGTTCTtacatctttttctgttttcatggagttaatgtttaatgtgaatTGCAATAAAGTACCTTGTAAATTATGTAAGTTAAACTTCCCTTGATGCATCGGATGGTCTGACATTCATTCAGaaggaaaaaatgtcaaaaacactcaacagtaagtctgtgtgtgaagaTTTAAGTTTattgaggatttaaaaaaaaaaaaagttcagacacacatttataaattaACACTATGAAAGTGACAACCATCGGGCGTACCACACAATCATCCTGTAGAGCTGTTGTATCGGCTCTCTTTATACTGCAGTGGTCataatcaaaatataaaaaaaataaaatcataaataaactatttacaaattaaaaagtaaatgaatacCACCAAAACATGTGCAATCAGTATGTACCATTCCTCTGTCCTTAAGTTCTTTGGCCAAAAGTGGGCACAATGAGACCCAGCGTTTCTTGATCAGTCGTGTCTAAAATTGCAGCAGAAAGTTTTAACAGGTCGCAACATTCTGGATTATAAAAGGAAAGACACGCTCTGTGCTTTGGTAAAATACAATAGTGTAGATTAAACCCATGAAGTGTAAGCAGTTGGTATGGCCTGATATTACGCCTCTGCTTCAACATCTCACACCAGTCATTTCCAGACTCAGAAAACCCAAAGACCCAGCCAGCTGAGCATCAGTTTTCATTACAAACAAGGCTCCCACCTTTTCAATACTCCTTTAGCTCTATagacaaaacatcacagcaaagTAATCGAACATTTATCTCAGGAGTATGAACAGCCTCCCACAGCTCACATTCACATTGAATACCATCACACCCTACAATTACAACACTGGAGAAGCCTGGTTTACTGCACTGGTGTAAGCAGTGTGAAAATATACAGAATAGGTGGAATGAGACAGACTTGTCTCTTCGCCATTTATGCTCTTAAATATCACAGTGACTACTCTTTGGATGAAGGGTAATCACTTAAAGACTCATCTGACATCCATAGACAGCACAAACATGACGCTGATGAAACATTCGCTGATGGCCCTTCAGCAACAGACTGATGTCTGCCAGCAGGCTCAATTCCCATCAAGCACAGTCACCATCTTCCCTCCAGCTTTGATTAACAGGTCTGAGATTTCAATCTCGTATCAAACAATCACAATGACTTCAGTGCGCGCTGTCTCGGCTGTTCATGGCTCCTTCATGATGTAGACGTACATCGTGGTGAGGAAGTATTTCAGGGACTCGATGACAGAGGACAGCCAGTGGTGTTCAGGAGTGAGATCCTTCTTTACCACACATTTTGTGATCTCcgcctgggaaaaaaaaggaaattgagaggcatttcaaatgaaatgtaattCATATGGATGAAAAGATAAGGACATGGATTTACaggaatctgaaaaaaaaaatctctggaGCTTTTCAACCCTAAGACATGGTTGTATCTACAGATACAGTTTGTTCTACTGTCATTTTCACTGAATTTCTATTAAAATTTGGGAGTCCTAAAGAAAGTTTTAAAGTCAAGTTTCTGAAATTGTGAAACTAAAAATGTCAGTctggatattaaaaaaaagggggggattCAAAGAACATAAGTTCAGATATGTTTTCAAagtaaatgtatgttttcaaagatttatcttatcttaaagtATTTCAATGGCACAAGTTCATGTTAAGTGGCACTTCAATTTCTTCATTGTGTATTCAGCTGCTCATAAGATTCAAATTATTATTGCCATTCTTGCCAACAAACGAATTCCAAATATGTATGACTGGCATTTCTAATCTCATTTGAGTCAAGcataataaaatttaaaattctgCAGCTAAAAATGCATCAACCATCAGatcaaacaacaggaagttacAGTACGTTAAGGAGAGAGCAATTCTCAGTCATAACTGGGCCTTTCTGAACAGGCtatcatcacattttacagaACTCCCCTCAAACTCTGACTATCAGAGCTTGTGAGAGTAAACTGAGCTCTGATCCATAAACAAGATAACAAAAATTTAGTCATCTAGCTTCAGCAAAAGCAGCCAAAAGTTGCCTGTTTTAATCCCCAGAGAAACACGATGCAAGCAGTTCTTTCCTCCCTTGTTTTCTCAAATGTAAGTGTTACTTTTCATTCGGTTTGTCCAAATTTACTTTCAAAAACACTGTGCATGCAGCAACATTAATTGAAGATATAATATGCAACACACAAGAAGCAATGCTTAGTTTATGCAAATGGTTAGATTctttgaaatcaaaatgaaaagctCAACATTTCTCCAAAATTCCACCCGTGCATCATGACCTATAGAAAGCAATCACGATTATCAGTACGCACAGGAGCGGCCACTCACCCATCCTCCCCGTCTCTTCAACCAGGGAACCAGGAACTTGCGGACGAACTGTCCCAGACTGTCCACTAAGATGTGAACGGTGGTTGGATGTCCTAGTCTGACACAGTCCACTGCCAGGGCTCCAGCTACGGCATACATGGACACCACCTTGCCCCATGTTATACCTACagcaagaataaaaataaaataatataatgtatGTGCAGAggttgttttcacattcatctgctggGGTGACGTCTCTGTGCTCATCTTAACGCTTCATTTGGACTGCAAGGATTAGCTATTTTTTAAAGTTGCATCCTCtcaaaacaaattattattcaaatgCAGTGTATTTCTACATCTTAAAAACACATCCAGTGGGCATCTTTGAGGTCCAGCAATTCAAGCTGATATTGATTCTGTCTTGCAATCACAGGGCAGTTTGTTTGATAAGTGAGAAGCAAAAGACGCACTTTATCCACAGGACCTGGGCTTCAAACCGCCACGGTGGCAGAATTTCCTGACCGGAACTGATAAAACTGCCATATTTATCCCAGCATAAACACTCCTTTCCCAGTCCATGCCCAGCATTAACATCCAACTCCTCTCAGATTTCTCTTTCCTCAAAGTTACATATTCTGTGACCTGACATGCGACATGAGGGCCAGTTGGTGGAccttgtgctgaaataaactgCAAATACGAGGTGTATGTCAACAAACCAGTACATTTGTGTTAATGTGGCTGATAAGAGGTGTCACATGgctgctgtaaattaaaaaggagagtgagagtgtgCTGCCTTTGCCTAGAGGAGAGTGGAGCACTGACGCAGTTTCAGACACGGGGAGTTCAACAGGttcagaaaatgatttttttttatacatcaCTCAAAGGCAATTGAGAGTCATAAAGCTGAAAAAGGCCAATtctttgttctccttttttACCCAAACAACCTAGTCCGATAATTAAGGGCATCCGGCCACTTCTATGTACAGTTTCCAGGGCAGCGGGGATTGTTATAACGACCGTCAGTGATGCAGTACAGGGTCTAATGGTATTAGCCTCCTTTAAGTCCTGCTTGTATTGTCATGGCTGTTGCTCAGAGCTGACCTACAGTGCCTGACTGTGGCTATAAGGGGATAGAGCTCTGAGCAAGCTTAAATGAGATAACTGTCCATGGAAGCTGTCAGAGCACGTCACGTCTCACTCCCCACTGAGAAACAGGCCAAGAATAGAGACAAGATTGTCAGGGATaaagctggaggagaggagggcggaaagagaaagaacagaagtgGGAGGCAGGCGAAGATAGATGGAGAAGAGACAAGCCATGTTGATTTTACTGAGGGAGACCACAGTACAGATGGCCAGTTAGCcgcccacaaaaaaaaaaaaaaaaaaagatttggttAAGGTATGTAGTTGGATTCAGTGGACATATTATTCCTCTGTGGTCTCTAAATTCCCATTAAGCCCTTGGCCGCATTGTAACAAATACCAAAATACTAAAAAGGTAGTTATAAAACAAATCCCGAatggcaggaaaaacaaacttgcaagatttttttctatttatatcCAGGTTCCAACCCGTCCCAGAAGGCTGGAACTCCCTGGGTTCACCAGTTTGTTATTCTTCGGAAGGAATCCCACGCTGTTTCCAAAAAT includes:
- the thap4 gene encoding THAP domain-containing protein 4 isoform X2, with protein sequence MACPVNHTELNPALLPLDWLLGTWESDEPGEGCFPTINPFRYTETLHFSHVGQPVINFMFNAFHAESKKPLHRECGFIRMQPGTNKVAFIIAQNSGLVEIEEGELTGQQLNLQTHALARISFAKEPHVQQISRVFQLRPDGRLEQTVSMATDNQPLMQHLHITYRRSS
- the thap4 gene encoding THAP domain-containing protein 4 isoform X1 — translated: MACPVNHTAELNPALLPLDWLLGTWESDEPGEGCFPTINPFRYTETLHFSHVGQPVINFMFNAFHAESKKPLHRECGFIRMQPGTNKVAFIIAQNSGLVEIEEGELTGQQLNLQTHALARISFAKEPHVQQISRVFQLRPDGRLEQTVSMATDNQPLMQHLHITYRRSS